The sequence GGCACGGGCCACCTCCCACAAGAGCACGCCGCTCAAAAGCATCATCCCCAACTCGACCATGCTTATCTCCGCACTGGGACACGCCGGCCCGCTTCCCCACCCGCCCCGCGGGGAGACTTCCAGAAGCGCAAGGCGTGGAAGGTTTGTTTCCAATAACCCGTGGGGAAGTCCGGGTCGTCGATGCCGTATTTCAGCGCCTTTTCACCGCGCGGGAAAAAGGCCGTCCCGAACATCCAGTCCCACACCGCCAGTTTAGTCGCGAAGTTGGTGTTGAAGGCGCGCGGGTCCCGGGCATGGTGCCAGCGGTGCATCTCCGGCCCGTTCAGCAGGTACTGCAGCCAGCCGGTCCTCACATCCAGGTTGGAATGGATGTACATGCCCCAAACCGCGCTGACGGCGCCCTTGTATACCAGGGTCTCGGGGGCCGCGCCTAGGAGCACGATGGGCAGAAACTCGATAGTTTGGTTGATGAGTATTTCCAGCGGATGGGAGCGCATCCCCGAGATCCAGTCCACTTCGGCCGGGGAATGATGGATCTGGTGCAGCCGCCAGAGGACCGGGACCCTATGCTCGAGCCTATGGAACCAGTACACGTAAAAATCGTGGGTGACCACGAAGAACAGCACCTGCAACCCCACCGGCCAAGCGGAAATGAGCCCGCGTCGGGACAGTCCCGAGAACGAATCGATGGCCGTCACGATCCAGGCGATGACCACCGCTAAGAGATAGGTTTGAATCAGATTGTACCCGACGAAATCGACCCAGAAGCCATTTCGGAAAAGCCGCTGGCCGGGGTTGTAGGACACCACCCGCTCCAGCACGACGAACAGCAGGGCGGCTGCGCACACCGCCCCCAGGGCGTAAAACTCGGCCGCGTTCCAGTCGTTCATCCTCAACGCTTGCAAAGGTGTACTCGCCTCATCGATCAGTGGATCAAGCCCGATCGGGG is a genomic window of Candidatus Methylocalor cossyra containing:
- a CDS encoding sterol desaturase family protein; this translates as MNDWNAAEFYALGAVCAAALLFVVLERVVSYNPGQRLFRNGFWVDFVGYNLIQTYLLAVVIAWIVTAIDSFSGLSRRGLISAWPVGLQVLFFVVTHDFYVYWFHRLEHRVPVLWRLHQIHHSPAEVDWISGMRSHPLEILINQTIEFLPIVLLGAAPETLVYKGAVSAVWGMYIHSNLDVRTGWLQYLLNGPEMHRWHHARDPRAFNTNFATKLAVWDWMFGTAFFPRGEKALKYGIDDPDFPTGYWKQTFHALRFWKSPRGAGGEAGRRVPVRR